Proteins encoded within one genomic window of Bradyrhizobium sp. AZCC 1719:
- a CDS encoding (2Fe-2S)-binding protein: MTKTALQFRHNGRDVALFVDGGVNLLVALRESIGDMTPKFGCGQGGCGACSVLIDGELHLSCLTLAETVNGRAVETLDGLKDGPNLHPLQRAFMEQFAAQCGYCTPGMLMAAKALLDRNPSPSRAEVIEAISGNICRCTGYEPIINAVLAAASSGRARA; encoded by the coding sequence ATGACCAAGACCGCCCTGCAATTTCGTCACAATGGCCGCGACGTCGCGCTATTCGTCGACGGCGGCGTTAATCTGCTGGTCGCGCTCCGCGAATCGATCGGCGACATGACGCCAAAATTCGGTTGCGGCCAGGGCGGCTGCGGTGCCTGCAGCGTGCTGATCGACGGCGAGCTGCATCTTTCCTGCCTGACGCTGGCAGAAACCGTGAACGGCCGCGCCGTCGAAACGCTCGACGGGCTCAAGGACGGTCCCAACCTGCATCCGCTGCAGCGCGCCTTCATGGAGCAATTCGCGGCCCAGTGCGGCTACTGCACGCCGGGCATGCTGATGGCCGCCAAGGCGCTGCTCGATCGCAATCCGTCGCCAAGCCGCGCCGAGGTCATCGAGGCGATCTCCGGCAATATCTGCCGCTGCACCGGCTACGAGCCGATCATCAATGCCGTGCTCGCCGCCGCATCGAGCGGGCGTGCCCGCGCCTAA
- a CDS encoding xanthine dehydrogenase family protein molybdopterin-binding subunit, with protein MLELRKDIFADERDDNLKEIGKGTQRQDMLGHVTGTSTYFDDHKLQGMLHLKVLRSPHAHARLRRIDTMEAERSPGVRRIIRGADVPRNLNTLLSLINFGKDDEPSLAVDKVRYKGEPIVAIVADSPREACEAMAKVRVDYEPLPAVFDVEEALKPGAPVVNEVYPKNTFIYHDVYDHQKLRFGDVERGFAEADHVLEQPYQMSPIEHAPTETNGSIAAPDTNGRYVVYTSTQALFFSLDTCAKILDVPSNTFHFIGGTVGGGFGGKVDTLTEPLAILGAMLTGRPVRYQLGREEEMQFGSPRGAERIYIKDGVMRDGRIVARKIRAYFDSGAYTRLSSYAVVKCVAHLPGPYTIPNVHGDVYCVFTNRTPATAMRGFGVTAMDFALECQMDKLAHLVGIDPMEFRILNAYRDGDMKAHRREAKNTALIECVQVAAEKAKWPLREEVKRMSSRKDGGGSRAAISPTPLEPAPQRAAVSQQRTTYDRAPPASIQPPPPAPTPPAPPPRPPAPSPSHGATRFSSVFGTRRR; from the coding sequence ATGCTGGAACTGCGCAAGGACATCTTCGCCGACGAGCGCGACGACAACCTGAAAGAGATCGGAAAGGGCACGCAGCGCCAGGACATGCTCGGCCATGTCACGGGCACCTCGACCTATTTCGACGACCACAAGCTGCAGGGCATGCTGCACCTCAAAGTACTGCGCAGCCCACACGCCCACGCCCGCTTGCGCCGCATCGATACGATGGAAGCGGAACGATCGCCCGGCGTTCGCCGCATCATCCGCGGAGCCGACGTGCCGCGCAATCTCAACACCCTGCTCAGTCTGATCAATTTCGGCAAGGACGACGAGCCGTCGCTCGCGGTCGACAAGGTGCGCTACAAGGGCGAGCCGATCGTCGCCATTGTCGCCGACAGCCCGCGTGAAGCCTGTGAGGCGATGGCGAAAGTGCGCGTCGACTACGAGCCGCTGCCTGCGGTGTTCGACGTCGAGGAAGCCCTGAAACCAGGCGCGCCCGTCGTCAACGAGGTCTATCCAAAAAACACCTTCATCTATCACGACGTCTACGATCACCAAAAACTGCGCTTCGGCGATGTCGAGCGCGGCTTCGCCGAAGCCGACCATGTGCTCGAACAGCCCTACCAGATGTCGCCGATCGAGCACGCGCCGACCGAGACCAACGGCTCGATCGCCGCCCCCGATACCAACGGCCGCTATGTCGTCTACACCTCGACGCAGGCGCTGTTCTTCTCGCTCGATACCTGCGCCAAGATCCTCGACGTGCCCTCCAACACTTTTCATTTCATTGGCGGCACCGTTGGCGGCGGATTCGGCGGCAAGGTGGACACGCTCACCGAACCGCTCGCCATTCTCGGCGCGATGCTGACCGGACGTCCCGTGCGCTATCAGCTCGGCCGCGAGGAAGAGATGCAGTTCGGCTCGCCGCGCGGCGCCGAGCGCATCTACATCAAGGACGGCGTGATGCGCGACGGCCGCATCGTCGCCCGCAAGATCCGCGCCTATTTCGACAGCGGCGCCTATACAAGGCTTTCAAGCTACGCCGTCGTCAAATGCGTGGCCCACCTGCCCGGCCCGTATACGATCCCGAACGTCCATGGCGACGTCTACTGCGTATTCACCAACCGGACGCCTGCCACCGCCATGCGCGGTTTCGGCGTCACGGCAATGGACTTTGCGCTCGAATGCCAGATGGACAAGCTCGCGCATCTCGTCGGCATCGATCCGATGGAGTTCCGCATCCTCAATGCCTATCGCGACGGCGACATGAAGGCGCACCGGCGCGAGGCCAAGAACACCGCGCTGATCGAATGCGTCCAGGTCGCCGCCGAAAAGGCCAAGTGGCCGCTGCGCGAGGAAGTGAAGCGCATGTCCTCGCGCAAGGACGGCGGCGGCAGCCGGGCGGCGATATCGCCGACGCCGCTTGAACCTGCTCCGCAACGCGCGGCCGTCTCGCAGCAGCGAACCACCTACGATCGCGCGCCCCCTGCATCGATCCAGCCACCGCCGCCCGCGCCGACGCCGCCTGCCCCGCCTCCGAGGCCGCCTGCTCCGTCGCCGTCGCACGGCGCTACACGCTTTTCTTCCGTCTTCGGCACCAGGAGACGCTGA
- a CDS encoding MBL fold metallo-hydrolase, whose amino-acid sequence MPLEIKILDYGDIELESSFLVLGRDCGRTRRVLTLGFLIVGGPYPVVVDTGYRSNQIMETLGMRGLQFHENMIENQLARHGVRMGDVRFVCHTHLHIDHAGKDDLFPMNTTVVLNRKELEYSVSGLMHPQYPAPDIKHLIDRLHTKSALRFLDLEVTGPIELMPGVYCDAANAHTEGSMNIHVHTADGIATICGDVIYDFNDQIVNPFNEIHDWEPRTTGNHGTSKRAEKAAIKKLLSNSRYLLPVHDRPAKIEGGMVVGRLHDQVPGPVVQSLPQRNWFPA is encoded by the coding sequence ATGCCGCTTGAAATCAAAATCCTCGACTATGGGGATATCGAACTGGAATCGAGCTTTCTGGTGCTCGGCCGCGATTGCGGCCGGACCCGCCGTGTCCTGACGCTCGGCTTCCTGATCGTCGGCGGTCCCTATCCGGTGGTGGTCGACACCGGCTACCGCTCCAACCAGATCATGGAAACGCTGGGCATGCGCGGGCTGCAGTTCCACGAGAACATGATCGAGAACCAGCTCGCGCGCCACGGCGTGCGCATGGGCGACGTCCGCTTTGTCTGCCACACCCATCTGCACATCGATCATGCCGGCAAGGACGATCTGTTTCCAATGAACACGACGGTCGTGCTCAACCGCAAGGAGCTGGAGTATTCCGTCTCGGGGCTGATGCATCCGCAATATCCGGCGCCCGATATCAAGCATCTGATCGACCGCCTGCACACCAAGAGCGCGCTGCGCTTCCTCGATCTCGAAGTGACCGGGCCGATCGAACTGATGCCGGGTGTCTATTGCGATGCCGCCAACGCCCATACCGAAGGCTCCATGAACATCCACGTTCACACCGCCGACGGCATCGCCACCATCTGCGGCGACGTGATCTACGACTTCAACGACCAGATCGTGAACCCCTTCAACGAAATTCACGATTGGGAACCGCGCACGACAGGCAATCACGGGACCAGCAAGCGGGCCGAGAAGGCGGCCATCAAAAAGCTCTTGAGTAATTCGCGCTACCTGCTCCCGGTCCACGACCGGCCGGCCAAGATCGAAGGCGGCATGGTGGTCGGCCGGCTGCACGACCAGGTGCCTGGGCCGGTGGTGCAGAGCCTCCCGCAGCGCAATTGGTTCCCGGCCTGA
- a CDS encoding vWA domain-containing protein: protein MSDEPQLPRAAGVFVSFVALLRANGFAVAPEQTTAFLAAIELLGPRSLEAIRRAGLATLAPPPERRATYDRLFDIHFLGSEAVDRAGAEDEEVVRLQEEGRGEDETLLADEANESGLAAARAEALVERRFAPGATGDVLRKLSREAPARLPRRRGHRRRRARRGPWADLRRTLRESVRNDGEVLRLGRLKRRARPRKILLLIDVSGSMKGRTDDNMKLAHALSHAAPNVEVFTFGTRLTRVTRALRLKRREQALFAAAHLVSDWDAGTRIGDALQAFLAVPRFGSYARGAAVVILSDGLERGDPSALRDAVAKLSRSAWRLSWLTPLASGPGFQPQTEALIAIRRFVDDLVDGGSTAAIVSHVLSLGHRKAA from the coding sequence GTGAGCGACGAACCTCAATTGCCACGTGCTGCGGGCGTCTTCGTGTCCTTTGTCGCTCTATTGCGCGCCAACGGTTTTGCCGTGGCGCCGGAACAGACGACTGCGTTCCTGGCCGCCATCGAGTTGCTGGGTCCGCGCAGCCTCGAAGCCATTCGGCGGGCCGGATTGGCAACGCTCGCGCCGCCACCCGAGCGACGCGCGACCTATGATCGGCTGTTCGATATCCATTTCCTCGGCAGCGAAGCGGTCGATCGTGCCGGCGCGGAAGATGAGGAAGTGGTTCGCCTGCAGGAGGAAGGACGCGGCGAGGACGAAACATTGCTCGCCGATGAAGCTAACGAGTCAGGGCTCGCTGCGGCCCGCGCGGAGGCGCTGGTCGAACGCCGCTTCGCGCCGGGCGCGACCGGCGATGTCTTGCGAAAGCTGTCGCGCGAGGCGCCTGCCCGGCTGCCGCGGCGACGCGGCCACCGGCGCAGGCGCGCCCGGCGCGGCCCCTGGGCCGATCTGCGGCGAACCTTGCGCGAGAGCGTGCGCAACGATGGCGAAGTGCTGCGGCTCGGCCGGCTGAAACGGCGCGCCAGGCCGCGCAAGATCCTGCTGCTGATCGACGTCTCCGGCTCTATGAAGGGGCGTACCGACGACAACATGAAGCTTGCGCACGCGCTGTCGCACGCGGCTCCCAATGTCGAGGTATTCACCTTCGGCACGAGGCTCACCCGCGTGACGCGCGCGCTTCGTCTCAAGCGCCGCGAGCAGGCGCTGTTCGCCGCCGCGCATCTGGTCAGCGACTGGGACGCCGGCACCCGCATCGGCGATGCGCTGCAGGCGTTCCTGGCGGTACCGCGGTTCGGCAGCTATGCGCGCGGCGCCGCCGTCGTCATCCTCTCCGACGGCCTCGAACGTGGCGATCCCTCCGCCCTGCGCGATGCCGTCGCAAAACTGTCGCGAAGCGCCTGGCGCCTGAGCTGGCTGACGCCGCTGGCGTCAGGCCCCGGCTTTCAGCCGCAGACCGAAGCGCTGATCGCGATCCGCCGTTTCGTGGATGACCTGGTCGATGGCGGATCCACGGCTGCGATCGTTTCGCATGTACTCTCGCTTGGACACAGGAAGGCCGCGTGA
- a CDS encoding SRPBCC family protein: protein MARVYVSTVVNARNDRVWARVRDFNGLPNWHPAIAESRIEGGEPADKIGCVRDFRLRNGDRIREKLLGLSDYDMFCTYSILESPMGVENYVATLRLTPVTDGDQTFLEWTAEFDCAPERENELVSNIGAGVFQGGFDALKRAFGG, encoded by the coding sequence ATGGCCCGGGTCTACGTTTCCACTGTCGTCAACGCCCGCAACGACCGCGTCTGGGCGCGCGTGCGCGACTTCAACGGGTTGCCGAACTGGCATCCCGCGATTGCGGAGAGCCGCATCGAGGGCGGCGAGCCCGCGGACAAAATCGGATGCGTGCGGGATTTTCGCCTGCGCAACGGCGATCGTATCCGCGAAAAGCTGCTCGGGCTCTCCGACTACGACATGTTCTGCACCTACTCCATCCTGGAGTCGCCGATGGGCGTGGAGAACTACGTTGCAACGCTGCGGTTGACGCCCGTGACCGACGGCGACCAGACTTTTCTGGAATGGACCGCTGAGTTCGACTGCGCGCCCGAGCGTGAGAACGAGCTCGTCAGCAACATCGGAGCCGGCGTGTTCCAGGGCGGATTCGACGCGCTCAAGCGCGCCTTCGGAGGCTAG
- a CDS encoding isochorismatase family protein — translation MTHVTLRPEFETLIDPYAPVGQVGTGFEFTEGPIWHPIHHYLLFSDMPADVRRRWDAKRGVVEVKRPSNKCNGMTYDAELNLIVCEHATSSLIRERPDGRREVIASHFENQELNSPNDVCVHSSGAIYFSDPWYGRMPVYGVERPRQLGFQGVYRVPPGGGPPKLVVDRHMFDQPNGLCFSPDEHLLYVNDTTQALIRAFDVEADGSLSNARVFASGIRSELEPGLPDGMKCDQRGNVWVTAPGGVWVYSPSGELLGKVRLPELVANLTWGGPEFRTLYLTATHSVYAIPVKAGPRHEPYMSSRASTGADTASAAPASPQLTGGDMQLDPRRCAMIIQDLQNDVIMESGAFADSGSPAHARQQRVVDNVRRLAEAARARGVVIIHVWFIVEPGAPGVTLNAPLFEGLVDSGAMVRGSWGAAPVPGLEPRAGDFVVEKMRMSAWEGTRLETILKATGRDMIINTGAWTNMSVEHTARTGADKGYFMIVPEDCCSTMNADWHNASINFAMQNVAVVTNADAVIRGLG, via the coding sequence ATGACGCACGTCACGCTGCGCCCGGAATTCGAGACTCTGATCGACCCCTATGCGCCGGTCGGCCAGGTCGGCACCGGTTTCGAGTTCACGGAAGGGCCGATCTGGCATCCGATTCATCACTATCTCTTGTTCTCGGACATGCCGGCCGACGTGCGCCGGCGATGGGATGCGAAGCGCGGCGTCGTCGAGGTCAAGCGCCCCTCGAACAAATGCAACGGCATGACGTATGACGCCGAGCTCAACCTGATTGTTTGCGAGCACGCCACCTCGTCATTGATCCGCGAACGCCCCGACGGAAGGCGCGAGGTGATTGCCTCGCATTTCGAGAATCAGGAGCTCAACAGCCCGAACGACGTCTGCGTGCATTCGAGCGGCGCGATCTATTTTTCAGATCCCTGGTACGGCCGCATGCCGGTCTACGGCGTCGAGCGGCCGCGCCAGCTCGGCTTCCAAGGCGTCTACCGTGTCCCACCCGGCGGTGGCCCACCGAAACTCGTGGTCGATCGGCACATGTTCGATCAGCCGAACGGCCTTTGCTTCTCGCCCGACGAGCACCTGCTTTACGTCAACGACACCACGCAGGCGCTGATCCGCGCCTTCGACGTCGAAGCCGATGGCTCGCTTTCCAACGCGCGCGTCTTCGCCAGCGGCATCCGTTCCGAGCTCGAGCCCGGCCTGCCCGACGGCATGAAGTGCGATCAGCGCGGCAATGTCTGGGTCACGGCGCCCGGCGGCGTCTGGGTCTATTCGCCATCAGGCGAGTTGCTCGGCAAGGTGCGGTTGCCCGAACTCGTTGCCAATCTCACCTGGGGCGGACCCGAGTTTCGCACGCTCTATCTGACCGCCACGCATTCGGTCTATGCGATTCCGGTCAAGGCCGGACCGCGCCACGAGCCCTATATGAGCAGCCGGGCTTCAACTGGTGCCGACACCGCTTCTGCCGCGCCTGCGTCACCACAACTTACCGGCGGCGACATGCAGCTCGATCCGCGCCGCTGCGCGATGATCATTCAGGATCTGCAGAACGACGTAATCATGGAAAGCGGCGCATTCGCCGATTCCGGCTCCCCCGCCCATGCGCGCCAGCAGCGGGTGGTCGACAATGTCCGCCGCCTTGCCGAGGCCGCGCGGGCGCGGGGCGTCGTGATCATCCATGTCTGGTTCATCGTCGAACCTGGCGCGCCCGGCGTCACGCTCAACGCTCCCTTGTTCGAAGGGCTGGTCGATAGCGGCGCGATGGTGCGTGGAAGCTGGGGCGCCGCGCCGGTTCCGGGGCTTGAGCCGCGCGCCGGCGATTTTGTGGTCGAGAAGATGCGCATGAGCGCCTGGGAAGGCACGCGGCTGGAAACTATCCTCAAGGCGACAGGCCGCGACATGATCATCAATACCGGCGCCTGGACCAACATGTCGGTCGAGCATACCGCCCGCACCGGCGCCGACAAAGGCTACTTCATGATCGTGCCGGAAGACTGCTGCTCGACCATGAACGCCGACTGGCACAACGCCTCCATCAATTTTGCCATGCAGAACGTTGCCGTCGTCACCAACGCGGACGCGGTCATCAGGGGATTGGGATGA
- a CDS encoding amidohydrolase family protein translates to MTEIVDAHHHIWRQADLPWLVGPMQPRIFGPYEPIRRDYPIQEYLADLAGSGVTRSVYVQTNWANDRFEDETAWVQETAKDHGWPHAIVSYADFNVDDVRPQLDRLARYPLVRGVRMQLHWHDNPLYRFAARPDLCADPKIRRNIARLADYAFSFDLQVFAPQMAGAAGLAEACPDVTFILQHAGMLEDLSPEGRSAWRTGMTRLAACPNVVSKLSGLGTFIHRNDPAHISDVLTETVAIFGAERCLFGSNFPIEKLWTSYRELIDAYLAATSALAADQRDAILRTTATRVYRLDR, encoded by the coding sequence GTGACCGAAATCGTCGATGCCCACCATCATATCTGGCGCCAGGCTGACCTGCCCTGGTTGGTTGGCCCGATGCAGCCGCGCATCTTCGGCCCCTATGAGCCGATCCGTCGCGACTATCCAATCCAAGAATATCTCGCTGACCTCGCAGGTTCCGGCGTAACGCGTTCGGTCTATGTGCAGACCAATTGGGCCAACGATCGCTTCGAGGACGAAACCGCCTGGGTGCAAGAGACCGCCAAGGATCACGGCTGGCCGCATGCCATAGTCTCCTATGCCGATTTCAACGTCGACGATGTCCGTCCACAGCTCGATCGTCTCGCACGCTATCCCCTTGTGCGGGGCGTGCGCATGCAACTGCACTGGCACGACAACCCGCTCTATCGTTTTGCGGCGCGGCCCGACCTCTGCGCCGATCCCAAGATTCGGCGCAATATCGCGCGGCTCGCCGACTACGCCTTCAGCTTCGATCTGCAGGTGTTCGCGCCGCAGATGGCCGGTGCCGCGGGCCTCGCCGAAGCGTGTCCCGATGTGACCTTCATCCTGCAGCATGCCGGCATGCTGGAAGACCTATCGCCAGAGGGCCGATCCGCCTGGCGCACTGGGATGACCCGGCTTGCGGCCTGCCCAAATGTCGTCTCAAAACTTTCCGGGCTCGGCACCTTCATCCACCGCAACGACCCGGCGCACATATCCGACGTCCTCACGGAGACGGTCGCGATCTTCGGCGCCGAGCGCTGCCTGTTCGGCTCCAATTTTCCGATCGAGAAGCTTTGGACCAGCTATCGCGAACTGATCGACGCCTATCTCGCCGCAACATCCGCCCTTGCAGCGGACCAGCGCGACGCAATTCTGCGAACGACTGCCACGCGTGTCTACCGGCTTGACCGATGA
- a CDS encoding AAA family ATPase, with the protein MTVRGNIVGIDSPEALERALRTAYYLADEGLATAAYLALALGKPLLLEGAPGVGKTEAAKAIAAVLGRRLIRLQCYEGIDASAALYEWNYPRQMLAIRQAGEESIDIYGETFLIERPMLAALRAPDSTVLLIDEIDRADQEFEAFLLEFLSDFQISIPERGTVRAAERPVVVLTSNRTRDLHEALRRRCVYHWIDYPTAEREARIVMMRASSVAEATARAVVAAVGKLRREPLSKAPGIAEAVDWAEAATLLHARGARWPDAFKHSIGVALKDEEDLTFISGRLDALIAEAAA; encoded by the coding sequence ATGACGGTCCGCGGCAACATCGTCGGCATCGACAGCCCGGAGGCGCTCGAAAGGGCGCTGCGGACGGCGTATTACCTCGCCGACGAAGGCCTGGCGACGGCGGCCTATCTTGCGCTTGCGCTCGGCAAGCCGTTGCTGCTCGAAGGCGCGCCGGGTGTCGGCAAGACCGAAGCCGCAAAGGCCATCGCCGCCGTGCTCGGCCGCCGACTGATCCGGCTGCAATGCTACGAGGGCATCGACGCATCAGCCGCGCTTTACGAGTGGAACTACCCGCGCCAGATGCTCGCGATCCGCCAGGCGGGCGAAGAGAGCATCGACATCTATGGCGAGACTTTTTTGATCGAACGGCCGATGCTGGCCGCCTTGCGCGCGCCCGACTCCACCGTCCTGCTGATCGATGAAATCGACCGCGCCGACCAGGAGTTCGAGGCGTTTCTGCTGGAATTCCTGTCCGACTTCCAGATTTCGATTCCCGAACGCGGCACCGTCCGCGCCGCCGAGCGCCCTGTCGTCGTGCTGACCTCGAACCGGACCCGCGATCTGCATGAAGCGCTGCGCCGCCGCTGCGTCTATCACTGGATCGATTATCCCACCGCCGAGCGCGAGGCGCGTATCGTCATGATGCGGGCGTCGAGCGTCGCCGAAGCGACCGCGCGTGCCGTGGTTGCCGCCGTCGGCAAACTCCGGCGCGAGCCGCTCAGCAAGGCGCCGGGCATCGCCGAAGCCGTGGACTGGGCGGAAGCAGCAACGCTCTTGCACGCGCGCGGCGCGCGCTGGCCTGATGCTTTCAAGCACTCGATTGGTGTCGCGCTCAAGGACGAGGAGGATCTCACCTTCATTTCCGGCCGGCTCGACGCCCTCATTGCGGAGGCTGCCGCGTGA
- a CDS encoding FAD binding domain-containing protein, whose product MPVTVKTFANFGEAASALSSDRSARYLGGGTLVMRALNEGDVSISTVVRATDLALTRIDVASSRVTIGAGVTFARILAERELAFLHAPARSIGGPAVRNMGTVGGNLFAPSPYGDFTVALLALDATVSVQGGLGARDMGIEEFLQSRERQSGALVLAVACQRPASADAFRYRKIARIKPKGGSVITLAAHLPSSGGRVSGARIALGSMAATQIRARAAERALEGRALDDAAINAAAAVAAEGVSPTDNALGSAWYRREIVGVHLRRLLSGLE is encoded by the coding sequence ATGCCCGTCACGGTGAAGACATTCGCGAACTTTGGCGAGGCGGCGTCAGCACTGTCGTCCGACCGCAGCGCGCGCTATCTCGGCGGCGGCACGCTCGTCATGCGCGCCCTCAACGAGGGCGATGTCTCGATCTCCACCGTCGTGCGCGCGACCGACCTGGCGCTGACCCGCATCGATGTCGCAAGCTCGCGCGTCACGATCGGCGCCGGCGTCACCTTTGCGAGAATTCTTGCCGAGCGCGAACTCGCCTTTCTGCACGCGCCGGCGCGCTCGATCGGCGGGCCGGCCGTGCGCAACATGGGTACGGTGGGCGGCAATCTGTTCGCGCCCAGTCCCTACGGCGACTTCACCGTCGCCCTGCTGGCGCTCGACGCCACCGTTTCCGTCCAGGGCGGTCTTGGCGCCCGCGACATGGGAATCGAGGAGTTCCTGCAATCCCGCGAACGCCAGAGCGGCGCGCTGGTGCTGGCGGTCGCGTGTCAGCGGCCTGCAAGTGCCGACGCCTTCCGCTATCGCAAGATCGCCCGCATCAAGCCGAAGGGCGGTTCGGTGATCACGCTGGCGGCGCATCTGCCTTCGAGCGGCGGCCGCGTCTCGGGCGCGCGCATCGCGCTTGGCTCGATGGCCGCAACGCAAATTCGCGCAAGGGCCGCCGAGCGGGCGCTGGAGGGCCGCGCGCTTGACGATGCGGCGATCAACGCTGCCGCGGCGGTAGCCGCCGAAGGCGTATCACCCACAGATAATGCCCTTGGCAGCGCCTGGTATCGCCGCGAGATCGTCGGCGTTCATCTTCGCCGCCTGTTGTCCGGCCTGGAGTAA
- a CDS encoding xanthine dehydrogenase family protein molybdopterin-binding subunit, translating to MAKYRGRGIASINYPIGMNLGGDPSQALVHSNPSGKFTVSLSSIDLGQGMKSVTRQICAETLGVPVEDVYVDTADSDTGPHCMGSFASRGTHRVGNAVMAAAKEARGVMMEAAAEELEVNAADLETDGRGNIHVKGAPHRSISTKDVAIAAQFKQGKTISGRGIFLVPLSEVNPETGEMSPATCYAHACLVAEVEVDDETGEIAMVRMDSAYELGRALNPRLVEQQLVGGAWMGISHALFETPEPYYPDPAHGPRDFVEYLMPGPGDICPHDIAVLERPAADGPFGAKGPGEMCANPVLPAVANAIFNAVGVRMDELPITPEKVLRAIKAQGGARPQARR from the coding sequence ATGGCAAAGTATCGCGGACGCGGCATCGCCTCGATCAACTATCCGATCGGCATGAACCTTGGCGGCGACCCCAGCCAGGCGCTGGTGCATTCCAATCCCAGCGGCAAGTTCACGGTGTCGCTGTCATCAATCGACCTCGGCCAGGGCATGAAATCGGTGACGCGGCAGATCTGCGCGGAGACGCTCGGCGTGCCGGTCGAGGACGTCTATGTCGATACCGCCGATTCCGACACCGGACCGCACTGCATGGGCTCGTTCGCCTCGCGCGGCACGCATCGCGTCGGCAATGCGGTGATGGCGGCGGCCAAGGAAGCGCGCGGCGTCATGATGGAAGCGGCCGCCGAGGAACTGGAGGTCAACGCCGCCGATCTTGAGACTGACGGGCGCGGCAATATCCACGTCAAGGGCGCGCCGCATCGGTCGATCTCCACCAAGGATGTCGCTATTGCCGCGCAGTTCAAGCAAGGCAAGACGATATCGGGACGCGGCATCTTTCTGGTGCCGCTGTCCGAAGTGAATCCCGAGACCGGCGAGATGTCACCTGCGACTTGCTATGCGCACGCCTGCCTGGTCGCCGAGGTAGAGGTCGATGACGAGACCGGCGAGATCGCGATGGTGCGCATGGACAGCGCGTATGAGCTCGGCCGCGCGCTCAATCCGCGGCTGGTGGAGCAGCAGCTCGTTGGCGGCGCATGGATGGGAATCAGCCACGCGCTCTTTGAAACCCCCGAGCCCTATTATCCCGACCCGGCGCATGGCCCGCGCGATTTTGTCGAGTATCTGATGCCCGGCCCCGGCGACATCTGCCCGCACGATATCGCGGTACTGGAACGCCCTGCGGCCGACGGCCCGTTCGGCGCCAAGGGCCCCGGCGAGATGTGCGCAAACCCGGTGCTGCCCGCGGTCGCCAACGCCATCTTCAACGCGGTCGGCGTGCGGATGGATGAATTGCCGATCACGCCCGAAAAAGTCTTGCGGGCCATCAAGGCGCAGGGCGGCGCGCGGCCGCAAGCGAGGCGCTGA
- a CDS encoding SRPBCC family protein, producing MPHIVKSTILDAPTSAVWNVLRDFNGHDRWHPEVATSTIERAQAADKIGCVRRFKLQDGSELREQLLALSDLEQTFSYCLLDTPIPMFNYVAHVRLLPVTDGDRTFWHWESRFTTRPADAERLTQMVAEQIYQAGFDAIRRHLKEAA from the coding sequence GTGCCGCATATCGTCAAAAGCACGATCCTCGACGCGCCGACGTCAGCGGTCTGGAATGTGCTGCGCGATTTCAACGGCCACGACCGCTGGCATCCTGAGGTCGCCACCAGCACGATCGAGCGCGCACAGGCCGCCGACAAGATCGGCTGCGTGCGCCGCTTCAAGCTGCAGGACGGCTCGGAACTGCGCGAACAGTTGCTCGCCCTGTCCGACCTCGAACAGACCTTCAGCTATTGCCTGCTCGATACGCCGATCCCGATGTTCAACTATGTCGCCCATGTACGCCTGCTTCCGGTCACCGACGGCGACCGCACGTTTTGGCATTGGGAATCCAGGTTCACCACGCGGCCTGCCGATGCCGAGCGGCTGACGCAGATGGTCGCGGAACAGATCTATCAGGCCGGCTTCGACGCCATTCGCCGGCACCTGAAGGAGGCCGCATGA